The Fervidobacterium sp. sequence CACTTATAAAGTCCCTCGTAATCATGAAAAATGTCCAAGCGTAAAAAACCTTGCTTAAAAGAAGAATATATACCGTACATGACCGATAGTATCTCTCCTGAAACATTTCTATGAATCGCAAGTTTAGAAGTGAGAGCAAACTGGAATTCTTCTATCACTTTTGAATCTGAAGATTTTATTATACCTGCACATGAAGTTAAACCATTCTTAAAACTACCATCTGTATACACTATCACATTTTTATCAACCATACTAATTACTCCTTAACATCACCTTTCAAATAATATTTCCAATAGGTTCTTAAAAAAATCAAAATAGGGAGTGCAATTAACACTCCAGCAAAACCTATCAAGCTCGTAAAAATAAATATCGAAATTAAGATAACGAACCAATGCAACTTAAGATTATTTCCCTGTATTTTTGGACCATAAAACCATGATTCAAGTTGATTGACAATAATCAAAATAATTGTTAAAAGTACAACTTTTCTTAAACCACCAGTTGAGATAGCCAATAGGTACATAGGCACAGCCGATACAACTTGCCCCACAAATGGGAAAAAACCTCCAAGAAACATCAAAACACCAAGTGCAATAGCAGAATGGATGTTTAGGAAAAACAAACCAATGGTAACAAGTACAGCACTGATTAACGAAACAAGCACTTGTCCTCTGATATACGTTCTTACACCTTTGAAAAACTCATACGAAAATCTTTCACCATAACTTGGTTGATCAATAAAGAAAAATTGGAGATTATCCTTAAAATGTTCCTTTATACTCTCTATACCGACT is a genomic window containing:
- a CDS encoding AI-2E family transporter; the protein is MVNKDGWIVLIYFLLFLFLSWKVPFVVGALVLGFYFSIVLSVPYDLVVKRTGKKWIAIIVYVFVIFLFSYSIISFVPTTVEQIQNIFENTKNLRTGSHFPSWLVSLLNELKSNVTSIMLSILNKILSVLPSLISMVMLLVVTLVGIESIKEHFKDNLQFFFIDQPSYGERFSYEFFKGVRTYIRGQVLVSLISAVLVTIGLFFLNIHSAIALGVLMFLGGFFPFVGQVVSAVPMYLLAISTGGLRKVVLLTIILIIVNQLESWFYGPKIQGNNLKLHWFVILISIFIFTSLIGFAGVLIALPILIFLRTYWKYYLKGDVKE
- a CDS encoding reverse transcriptase-like protein, whose protein sequence is MVDKNVIVYTDGSFKNGLTSCAGIIKSSDSKVIEEFQFALTSKLAIHRNVSGEILSVMYGIYSSFKQGFLRLDIFHDYEGLYKWISGEWSANTKLTKFYVTFVEEYIKKGMSINFLKIKAHHNNSLNNYVDRLAKQAIDKKITKGFFIEEFLEKLKLENLL